In Deltaproteobacteria bacterium, the genomic stretch AATTAATATCAGGAGGAATCAAGAATGAGCACGGAGCAATTGTTACCACAGGGTGAGAGCATCCGAAAGGCGGTAAAATGGATATCCGAGGTCACCAAGGAGCATCCTGAAAAAAGCCGCAAGGAAATCATACTCGAAGCAGAACTGCGGTTTGATCTTTCCCCAAAGGAATGCGAGTTCCTTTACAGGAAATTTGTTTGAAGCAAGCCGAGCGGAAGACCCGGTATGCTTGAATGGATTAACGCGCATCAGACCATGTTATGGTGGTTGGGGCTTTTCTCCGTGATCACCTTTGTGTGCACATTAATTTTCACGCCCATCATCGTGACACGTATTCCCGCCGACTACTTCGATCACCGGAGACGATACCCGCCCCGCCGGAAAGAACAAAACCGGGCCATCCGCCTTATATTGCTGCTTGGCAAGAACTTGCTGGCACTTATACTGATAGCAGGAGGTATTGCCATGCTGTTTCTGCCCGGGCAAGGCCTGCTGACAATACTGATCGGCGTGATGCTTCTGGATTTTCCGGGCAAATATGTGATAGAGCGACGCATTGTGCAGCAACCGAAGGTCATGCAGACCATCAATTGGCTGCGCGCCAAGGGCGATCGGCCGCCGCTACGTATCCGGCCGGCCGGCTCCTCCACCTTGGACGGATAGACACCTGCAGGCATCAATAGGCAGCCGGGATCAAACAGGAGAGGGAATGCTCTCCTGTTCGGTTTAGTATGGTCCTAATAAAAAAGCAGAAGCCAGACATTAGCCAGGGCGACACTCAAGACCATATAGAGAAAGGCCGCTTTCATAAAACCGAAAAAACTGATGGGATGCCCTGATGCCTCTGCAATCCCAAGGGTTACTACGTTTGCACTGGCCCCTATCATGGTGCCGTTCCCCCCAAAACAGGCCCCAAACGCAAGCGCCCACCAGAGTACCCCTGATTCGGCTCCCGGGATCGCCTTTGTAAGATATGCAACGATGGGAAGCATTGTGGCGGTGAAGGGTATATTGTCTACAAATGCGCTCATGATCGCTGAGACCCACAAAACCAGACAGATCGCCATTGTAAGGTTGCCCTCAGAAAAGTTCATGACCCAGTCGGCGATCATGGACAAAAGCCCTGTCTCTTCCACTGCCCCCACAAGGATAAACAGGAACATGAAAAAAAGAAGAGTGGTCCACTCAATGTCTTTCTCTATCAGCTCCAGAAGGTCTATGCGCTTTGTGACCAGCCCATAGGTAAAAAGAAGAGCCGCTCCGAAAAGGGCCGCTATGCTTACTTCCATGTGCCAGAAACCATGACTGAGAAAAAGGGCTACGGTCATGGCCATGATTATGCCCCCCACGCTGAGCAGCATGCCGTCCGTAATTTTGTACTCCTCCCGAAGCTGAGCAATGAAAGAAGGCACATCCTCGATCCTGGCCTTACCGTAATCCTTCCCATAAGCAAATTTGGTGTAGATAAAGAGCACTATCATTGAGACTATCACGGTTGGAGTCAAATTCTTAACGAACTCCATAAAGGTCAGTCCGGCGTAGGAACCTATCATAATGTTGGGCGGGTCGCCGATGAGTGTCGCCGTTCCGCCTATATTGGAGGCAAGGATCTCCGGAATGAGCAAGGCGATAGGAGATATGCCCAGAGAGAGAGCGATCTCTATGGTGACCGGTGTCAAAAGGAGCATAGTGGTCACGTTGTCAAGAAAGGCTGATGAGATCGCGGTAAATGCCATAAGAATCAAGGAAAGGGCTATGACATTGCCCTTGGCCAACTGATAAGACTTGTACGCGCACCACTGGAAGACCCCCGTATGCTTCAAGACCCCCACGATGATCATCATGCCCATCAGCAGGAAAACCACATTCATGTCTATGGCATGAATCGCCCGCTCATATGATATGATATGAAACTCGGGATCCAGGGTTCCGAAGGTGTAGGTTATAATGAGCATGGTAGCCGCGCCTAACATAGCGGCCAGTGTCCGGTGCAACACCTCAAAGGAGATGAGAATATAGGCAAAAATAAAAACTGTAGTGGCAATCCAGAAAGCAGGCCCCAGCGTCCTTTTTAGTTGAAGGTCGAGGTGAGTATGATATTTTCCGTTAAATACGGAGTTATCGTCCACAAAAACAGGGACCTCAAGCTTTTCAAAGCTTGTCTTGTAAACCTGGAGAACTATTTCGGTTACAGAAGGGGGCGCCCTTGGAAGATCCAGGATAATCTGAAAAGTTCCATCCGAAGCGGTCTTGTAACCACCAGCATCATGGCCACCGTGACCGGCATCCCCATGGGGCAGATATTCACTTCCGCCTACAAATACCTTTATCTCGGCGTCTGGCACAGGCTCGTTGTGGGTATCAAGGATCTTTCCGCTTATGTAAACAACAACTTTGTTTGCAAGGTGTGCCTCATGTGAGGAGTTGTTTGTCTCCTGCGCCCCGACCTCAACAGGAGCAAAGCCTAATATTAAGTAAAAAAACGATAAAATAATAGATGCAATGTCTCTTTTTCTGGTCAGCGCCTCAGGTTTTACAGGAACAGTCTGTCCGCTCATATACCCGTCTCCTCTCGGATTTTTTTGTATTCTGCTGCAGATGTATCTCCTCTCATGGTCCTGCCACAATTCTGCAGAGTAGGGGTTAATCCGCTTTTCTGTTATTCCAGCTGATAGGAAATTGCTTTTTACGATTTGCTGATAGGCTGATAGGAGCTGATAGGAAATTGCTTTTTACGATTTGGACCGAAATAATTTTCTTAAATATTGTATACTAATTTCTGCAGCACTGCAGGTCAAGGAATTTTCAATGTATCATGGAAAAGAAAGGAAAATAATGTTTCGGCCCTACCCCGTAAAAAGGCAAATCGCTCCTGCGGCCGAGGCACGGATGGCAACCGTTCACGGGAAGGGGATATTTCTTTGAACAGTTTAACGGAAGCCCCCGTAGTTTTCTTGGCTTTTGCTATGGGGGAAACTGCATCGCCTTAAGCGCAGCGTAAGGCGAATGCAGAGGGGGCAAGACATCCCCCATGTCAAAAGCCTTAAGAAAACAAGGGGCTGAAGTGTGAAGTGAAAAGAAATATCCCCTTCCCGTGAACGGTTACGTGGGACCACGGGTTCACCGGATATTTACCTGAATTCCGTGACCTTCTTGGTATTATCCGTTAAATTTTTACCAGTGCGGTTGGTTTCCGATCCTGTAATTAATTACTTCTAACGTATCACTTATTACAACAAAAGCAGAAGGATCGATATTATGAATGAGTCTCTTTAATTGATCAATTTCTGTGATTGTAATTACGGAGTAGATAATGTGTTCCTCGTTTCCTGTATACCCTCCTTCACCTTTGATAATAGTAACACCACGTCTTATGTCTTTCAGTATTTCTTGTGATATTCTCTCCCATTGTGATGAAATGATAAATACTATTTTCCTCTGACTGAGGCCGGAAACAACAATATTAACAACTTTGGAACTGACGAAAATAACGATCAGGGTATAAAGTACGGCCTCTATTGAATAACTTACTGATATAAATAATAGAATTATGGAATTGACAAATAAAATTGTATTGCCAATACTTATGGAAAATCTCTTCAGTAACATAACGGAGAGAATATCCATCCCACCTTGCGATCCAGATGATCTTAAACACAGCCCTACTCCTATCCCAAGTATCAGACCGGCTAGTAAGGCATTAAGCATCTTATCTTCTAATTGTATGGTGGGATGGATAAATGCTATAGAAATCGCCAAAGAAAGAGCACCAAAAATGCTATAAAAAAAGAAACGGCGACCAACAGCCATCCACGCAAGAGCAAAAAGAGGTACATTTAAGATTACATAAATCCATTCTAAGTTGATAAAAGGCATAAATTTGTGGATTATGAGAGAAACTCCTGTAATACCTCCAGTAACAAAATGTTGTGAAATTAAAATTCCATTGATAGCTGATGCACAAAGAACGTTTCCACAAGAAATTAAAAGAATATCCCGCAATACTTGTTGCGGGGATATGAATAGTGCCTGAGGGCTGTTTTTCGCACGCATGATAGTGTCCTTCAAAATTTCACCGGTTAAACACTAAGGGTAAATATTCGGTGAACCCGTGGTCCATTGTGGAAGTTGCCATCCGCGCCCTGCCGCAGGAGCGGTTTGCCTTTTGCAGGGTTTCGATCGCGGGCCGGATTGCGCTGCCTCTCCGGTCTGCGATGAGTGAGCTTTGAAACCCGGAAAAAGGTAACCGCTCCAAGGCAGGATATAGCGGGTTCACCGAATATTTACTTTTCTTGACATCTCCTGGAAACAAGATCAGAGTATTTTATAAAAGAAGAAATGTGAAGACTCTATATTTCTTATAATAAACAGAGTAAAAGATTCTCAGGTAATTTTATGCTGTTTAAGACGATTACAAAAGAAAATTTCAAAAAGATGGTAGAGTGCTTATTGGAGGAAAATGAGGTTATTGGTCCAAAATCAAGAGATCAGGACCTGCAAGGAAACAAGATTTATAGATTTTTGAAGATTAACTCCTTCGAAGAACTTGAGATGGATTATACTCGATCCTATTCGTCGCCCAAGAATTATTTCTTACCATTCAAGGAAGACCTTGCCACCTATCGTCTTGAAGACAAAGACTGGGAACAAGAGATCCGATACACAATTCATCCGAGGGTTATCATCGGGATGAGGGCTTGCGATATTAATGCCTTGTTAAAGCTCGACCAAGTGATGTTGAAGAGTGTATATCCCAATCCATACTATTTTGCGCGAAGGCAGAATACCTTGATAATAGGGCTCGACCACGAACCTCTGGAAGATTGTTTTTGCCGGTCTATGAATACGGACACGGCCTTTCATGGTTTTGATCTCTTTCTGACCGACATAGGAGACAAATATTTTGTGGCGATCAATTCAGATACTGCCTACATCATAATAAATCAATTCAATGCCAGGGAGGTCGCAGAGGAAGATCAAGGACGTTACAAGATAGTAAAAGAGCAGATTAAATCCAAGTTTAAGACCCAGGTCGACATAAGCATCTTACCTGAATTGATGGACCTGGAATTCGAGTCAGAGGTCTGGAAAAAGTGGGGAGATAAATGCCTGAGTTGTGGGAGCTGTGCCATGGTATGTCCCACTTGTTATTGTTACGGCATAGAAGAGGACACCGATCTGACCTTTACTAAGGCCACCAAGAGGAGATTTCTGTATTCGTGCAATCTCCTTGATTTTGCCGCTGTGGCCGGAGGGCACAATTTTCGCCCGGAAGCGCACATTCGTTTGAAATATCGATATTATCATCAGTTCAGAGGATTTGTGGAGGCATTTAATCAATCGCTATGCGTGGGATGCAATCGTTGCGGCAAGGCGTGTCCGGCCGGGATCAGCCCTAAGGCAGTGATTGACGATCTGATCAGGACAGAGAAAAAATGAATCCAAAGATCTCAAGGCATGACATAAACCTGGAGCCATTCATGGTAACGCCTCCGGATTTTAACCGGCAGACTGTCCTGATGCAGACAGAAAGGGGCTTTAAATCCGAAGTCGTCAATATTGTCAAATTGACAGCTACAGAGAAACTCTTTCAAATAAGGATATCTGAGCCCTGTGAAAGGGAAAATTTCACCTTTCTCCCTGGCCAATTCGTGATGTTGGAGCTGCCCGGGTGCGGAGAGGTCCCGATATCCATTGCGAGCTCTCCGTCGAACAGGGAATTCATTGGACTCTGCATACGAAAGGTCGGCAAGGTTACAGGGATGCTCCACCGTTTAGAGCCAGGTGCAATGGTTGGGATCAGAGGACCCTTTGGAACATACTTCCCAATGCAGAAGATGGTGGGGTGCAACGTCCTCCTGATAGCCGGAGGGTTGGGTATTGCCCCTCTTCGCTCTCCGATATACTGGATAAACGAGCACAGATCCGAGTACAAAGACATTACGATTCTGTATGGTGTAAAGGAGCCCGGACAGATCTTGTTCGATTACCAGTTTGAAGAGTGGCGCAAGATATATGACTTGAACCTACTGACAATAATCCAGAATCCTGATGAAAATTGGAGGGGAAAGGTTGGGCTGATCACTGACTTGTTTGAGGATATCTCGATCGATCCTGAGAACACCTTTGCGATTGTATGTGGACCCCCCATAATGTTTAAATTTGTATGTACCCACCTTGCAGATATAGGCATTCCGAGACAGCGCATGTTTGTCTCCCTGGAGCGAAGGATGCATTGCGGCATGGGAAAGTGCTGCCGTTGCAACGTAGGTTCCACATTCACCTGTCTGGATGGACCGGTATTTGATTACTGGACAGTGATGAATTTAAAGGAAGCGATATAGCTTATCCATGTTAATATAATGAAATACTTAGGGATTACGCTTAAAAGACCGAAAGTGGGGTTCTTTGATTTCACCGGCTGCGAGGGATGCCAGCTTCAGATAGCCAATAAGGAAGAGGACCTGAAAGACCTGTTTGGCCTGGTGGAGATAGTGAACTTCCGGGAGATCTCTTCTGAGAGGCGTGAAGATTATGAAATCGGCTTCATCGATGGGTGCATTACCACTGACAGCGAGGTGGCAAGGCTCAAAAAAATCCGCAAACAGGCAGGAACTCTTGTAGCAATGGGGGCGTGTGCCTGCCTGGGAGGTGTAAATAACCTGAGAAGCCGTTTCCCCCTGCCGGATGTGGTAAAAGAGGTCTATGACGGACACCCTGTAGATACCGGGCCGGTCAGAAAGGTGTCGGACGTGGTTCATGTGGACATAGAACTGCCGGGTTGTCCTATTTCAAAACCTGAATTCGAGTGGTTGGTACGCCATCTGGTGCTCGGAATAGAGCCACAATTTCCAAAATATCCAGTCTGCGTTGAATGTAAACAACGTCTCAATTCATGTGTGCTCGATATGGGAATGATGTGTCTTGGACCTGTTACACGCGCTGGCTGTAATGCCGTCTGTCCCCGGAATCGGCTTGGTTGTTGGGGTTGCCGCGGGCCTTCGGAAGAGGCGAACTTTGAATCGCTCATGGAGATACTCAGAGAAAAGGGATTTACTGAGGAACATATTGTAGAACGGGTTAAATTTTTTAACGCATTTAGTGGGATTCTAAATAGTGACTGTTAAAACATTAAAATCGTTAAATATAGATATCAAGCATCTGTGCCGGGTCGAGGGGCACGGGGATATCAGGATACGGGTCGAAGACGGAAAGCTGGCTGAATGTACCTGGGCCATAGTAGAGACTCCCAGGTTTTTTGAGGTAATGTTCAAGGGGCTTTCCATTGAAATGACCCCGATCCTTGCGGCCAGGATTTGCGGCATATGTTCCATTTCACACGCCTTGGCCAGTGCCAGAGCCATAGAAAGGGCACTGAAGATCCGGATTCCGGAGCCGGCGCATAAGGTGCGGCTCCTTGCCATACATGCCGAGACCCTGCAGAGTCATAGCCTCCACCTCTTTTTTCTGGTAGCGCCTGACTTTCTCAATGTATCCAGCGTGATTCCGCTAATGCAGACGCATCCGGAAGTGGCTGAGACTGCAGTCAAAATAAAGAGGTTTGCCAACAGGGCCGCTGACCTTCTGGTAGGTAGGAGCACGCATCCAATAGCCATAAAGATCGGCGGTCTGACACGAATTCCACGCAAGATGCAATTAAGAGAATTGGCTAAAGACCTTGATGCTACTATCCCATATCTGTGGAAGGCGCTTGATTTCTTCAAGGGATTCAAGATACCGGATTTTGTCAGAGAGACTGAATTAGTATCGCTAAGAGGAGTTAACAGATACCCGTTTATCGGGGGGAATCTCATTTCAAGTGATGGTATCTGCAAAAAAGAAGACGAATATCGTTCCATGACGAATGAATACATTGGGGACTTCTCCAACTCAAAATTGACGAGGTTGAGCAGGGAATCTTTTGCAGTAGGTGCGTTAGCAAGGTTCAACAACAATTATGACCTACTGCATCCAAAGGCAAAAGAGGCAGCCGAGGGGTTGAATTTAAGGCCAGGGGTCCATAATCCTTACTTCTATAACCTAGCTCAACTTGTGGAGTGCTTTCATGTCATGTATGAGTCAAAAGAGTTGCTCCCAGAATTGATCGATTCAGATACCTCTGAATTTTCAATACATTATAAAGTAAGGCAATGCAAGGCAACCGGGGCGGTGGAGGCTCCGCGCGGGACCCTCTATCACTACTACCGGATCAGCGAAGGGGGAAAGATTGAGAAAGCAGATTGTGTGATCCCTACCAATCAGAATAACGGCAATATATATTATGATCTCCGCAAGCTGGTTAATGAGTTGATGGTACAGGGAATGGAGGGAAAAGAGATAGAAAGACTCTCTCGGATGCTTGTCAGGGCCTATGATCCATGTATTTCCTGCTCAGTTCACTGATCCTGACTATTTAGTTCCTTGCAGGCCGGAGAGGGGTATGCCGGTTTTTTGTTTCAAAGCGACTTTGAGCATTTCTTGCAGATCCTTGGCGCAGCGGAGCGCCCGGAGGTTGCGCTGTTTGATGGAAGTTGTACAATTTCCAGCTATGTTCGCCTTTTTCTGCCATTTCGTTTGAGATGTTGATACGCCTGGTACATGAAGGTCCTGATGGCCGCCTCCCTTCCGGGTTGGAAGCCGGAGTCGTAGGGGGCATCCAGGTATGGAATTCTCAGCTTGTTCATAAGAGGCCTTACGATGGCTGAGGTAACCGTACTGGGCATACAGGTAAAGGGATAGACATTCACCACGCCGTTATATCCTTCCCTGGCATATTCCACGATTCCGGCAATACTTAAGCAGGCCTCCGTGCCCACATCAAAACAAAACAGGTCCTTTTCCTGAAGGATATTATCCAGATCTGCCACTTTATGGTCTTCGGCCAGGTCAATCAGCGATCTGGCCCTCTTGTATGCCTTCTTTTGTCTGAGTTCTTGATATAAAAGATCCCCCCCGAAGCTGATTATCTTTTTTAAATACTCCCTCATGGGCCCCGGGCGGAGCTGTTTCAGGCTGAATTGAAATCCTGCTTTCGCCTCCCTGAATCTGTCATAGGCCGTATAATTCATCCATTCGGCAACAGATGCATTAATCACCTCGGCCCCGTATCTTTCCAGGACCCTGATAATGTCCTGATTTGCCTGGACATGTGTCCTTACGTAAATCTCGCCAACGATCCCGATAAGCGGCTTGGGAGGGATGCCGGGATCAATGATTGATTTTCCCTCATCGATAATCTCTTCCAGTTTATCTAGTATCTTATCAAAGTCTTTATTGGCCCCGTATTTCTCAAACGAATCTTCCATGATGTGCATGGATCTCTCGATAAAATCATCCGTCATACCGGGTTCTTTTTCATACGGCCTGATTTTCCAGAGCAACCTGTCGAGTATGTCGGCTATCACAATAGAAAAATAGGCGGCCTTCCTGAGGTCTCTCACCCGTTCCTTCTCAATTATTCCGGCGAGCGAGTAACCATCACTTGTGGTAAGGGAACCGATCTTTACATCCTTCAGCTCAGGAAAGGAATCCAGGATAATTCGCTGATACTTGTTGTACATGCCGAAACGGCACGGTCCGCCCGATTCCGGCATAAAATATACGTAATTTCCCGGATTGAAGTCCTTTCCCAGCCTCTTCTCTTCTTCTTTTAAGAAATAGAGGATATCTCCTGTCGTGATCTGGCAGGGATAGCATTCTTTTCCGGAAGTGTATTCCTTTCCAAGATCAAGGCCCTTACAGGTGTCCATAACCTTTGCATTAATGCCGAACCCCCTGAATGTCGCCGCAACGAGATGTACTCCTATCCTGTGCATTTGAGGAATCAGGAATGTCTTGTTCCTGAGATCAAAGCGGCCCACATTTCTGGTGAGCGACCGGAAATCTACAACTTTTTCTGATTCCATTTTTTTTAATTTGCCGCTCTTAAGTCAAGATTCATATCTGACCTGGATTTCTGCATGGTATTCTCTATAACGTTCCTGTAAGCCTCCAGCCTGGTCATAACACCTGCTACGGCACTGTGCTCGTCAAGCTCCAGGATCAGATAGGCCTTATCTCCCATGATATATTTGTAAAAATGCTCGATAAAAGAGTCCGGCCCGCACCCGAAATTGGTCAAATGGAGACCGAAACAGTTTGGACGCTCCTTTATGAATCTGGCAACCCTCAAGATCTGGGCACCAAGTCCCCAATACATTGAAGGAAAATCCGAAAGGTCAACCGATGAAACGTCTATGAAATCCATGGGAAGCGCGGTTACTCCGATCTTGCTCAAATTCCGGCCGAGCCTCAAATTTAATCTTTCATCGTAAAGATTATATGGGCGACCTGTCACTACCACGATTGGCTCATCAGGATCCCGGTCTTCAAGGATTTTCTGACCTCTCCGGTAAAGCTCCGTTACAAACCGATTATGCCTGTCCAGGGCATGATAAAGGGCCTTTTTTATCTCGGCCCCACTTGCGCCGAGCTTTGACTGTATCTGCCCTGAAATCTCCAGTGCCAGGAGTTCGGGATCGTATTTCAGATGAATTACCGGGCTCAAAACAGACGACGGGTCAAGTTCGAGGGCCATACGGACCATATAGGAATTGCTCTGGGACATGGGACAATAATACCCGGCTTCCGAAGGCTCAGGCGTAGGCATGTTGATTATGCTTGGAAGGAAAAGGTATCTTGTCTTTCCTGCCAGTTCCTTGATGTGACCATGGGAGACCTTTACCGGATAGCAGGTCTCGGCCGCAATTATCTCTGTCCCGGTCTCGGAGATATGTGCATTGGTTGGCGGGCTCATGACAAGCCGGAATCCGAGCCGGTCAAAAAAATGGGCCCACATAATACCCAGTTGGTGGCCATAAAGGGCCCTCTGCATACCTACGGTTGGTCGATTGTCGATCTCCATCAGGGGTTCATCCTGCAAATCCGTATAAACCCCGGCCATGTATGACTGCCAGACCTCCTGCCTCAATTTAAAGAAGTTCTCCTTCCTGGGTCCGGTGCCTCTTGTCAATTCATAGCGACCGCACTCCCCGCCCCAGATACTGCGGCGACCGTCAAAATTATAGACTTTAAGCTTGCATCTGTTATGGCAGTGAGGGTCTGCACGGCATATTTTTTCAGTATACTCCATCCGGTCTTTTATGGCGCTGTCAAGACCCCTGAAGGTACTTCTGTCCCTTTCTTCAAGGCGCATTTTCTCCTGCACACTCACAGCAGCGCCATAGGCACCCAAGACCTCTCTGTGCCTGGGAACCAGAAGACCGCGTCCAAGGATGTTTTCAAAGGCGGCAACAACCCCCTTATTTAAAGAAGGACCGCCCAAGAACATGACCTTATGCCCTATTTTTCGCTTTCCGACCACCCGGTTCAGATAATTATAGACAATGGCATAGCACAGTCCTGCTATTAGATTTTTTCTCTCTACGCCCTTCTGATGATAAGACACAAGGTCTGATTCCATGAATACCGTGCATCTCTCAGCCAGCTTGACAGGCCTGTCCGACGAAAGCGCAATCTCCTGAAATTCGCCCACGATATTGATCCCGTATTTATTGGCCAGCTCATGCAGAAAACTACCCGTGCCGGCAGCACACACTTTATTCATGTCAAAATCAAGGGGATAGGTATTGGCAATAGAGATGTATTTGGAGTCCTGCCCCCCGATCTCAAAGATAGTGTCCACCTCAGGGCATATCTCCACCGCGCCCCTTGCGTGGGCCGTTATCTCATCGATGATCAGGTCCGCATTCAGAAAATCTCCTACCACGTTCCTGCCCGAGCCGGTCGTGGCCGTGCCCACGATTTCAATGCTTTTTCCTATATCATCGCGGATACACGAAAGGAGCCTCTGAGTGACCTCTATGGGCTTGCCCTGAGTAGGCACATAGGTCTTGTGGATGATCTCGCGGTCTTCGTTGATGAGGGCGTATTTGGTGGTCGTGGACCCTACATCTATACCAAGGTATACCCTTGTCTTTTTCCGCAAGGATTTTTTCCGAATCTCGTTTGTCTCCGGAAAAATCGTCTGTTTCAGTGCCAACCTGGGCGCCACCGGCACTGAAACCTTACTCTTAAATCCACCGGTTTTTAACACATCCGGATCCACCCGGTCCTCCATGCCGGATTCAAGGGCACCCAGGGCAACCCCCAGGGCGCCTATGGAGGTGTTATGGGGAGGTACGATCAACCCCGGGAAATAGCTCCTGAAGGCCTTGACCTGGAGGTCGTTCAACGAGAGCCCGCCGACAAAAAGAATCGGTTCCTCAAGTGCCCGATTGGAGACGATGGTGCTCATGTAGTTTCTGGCGTTTCCAACATGAAGGCCGTAAATAATATCCTCCAGCTTTTCCCCCTTGTTCTGGAGGTGAATCATGTCGGATTTTGTGAACACGGTGCAGCGGCACGCCACATTGGCGGGTCTCTGGCTCTTCAGGCCGAGTTTTATAAAATCGGCCAATATCTTGTCGATCTCATCAGGGATAAAATCCGTTTTTCTGGTATATATGGTGGTGGCCAATCTCTGGGCCTGCTGATCGATGAAAGACCCTGTGCCGGATGCACAGGGGCCGTTGGTATTAAAGTATTC encodes the following:
- a CDS encoding hydrogenase; the protein is MLFKTITKENFKKMVECLLEENEVIGPKSRDQDLQGNKIYRFLKINSFEELEMDYTRSYSSPKNYFLPFKEDLATYRLEDKDWEQEIRYTIHPRVIIGMRACDINALLKLDQVMLKSVYPNPYYFARRQNTLIIGLDHEPLEDCFCRSMNTDTAFHGFDLFLTDIGDKYFVAINSDTAYIIINQFNAREVAEEDQGRYKIVKEQIKSKFKTQVDISILPELMDLEFESEVWKKWGDKCLSCGSCAMVCPTCYCYGIEEDTDLTFTKATKRRFLYSCNLLDFAAVAGGHNFRPEAHIRLKYRYYHQFRGFVEAFNQSLCVGCNRCGKACPAGISPKAVIDDLIRTEKK
- a CDS encoding YitT family protein, coding for MRAKNSPQALFISPQQVLRDILLISCGNVLCASAINGILISQHFVTGGITGVSLIIHKFMPFINLEWIYVILNVPLFALAWMAVGRRFFFYSIFGALSLAISIAFIHPTIQLEDKMLNALLAGLILGIGVGLCLRSSGSQGGMDILSVMLLKRFSISIGNTILFVNSIILLFISVSYSIEAVLYTLIVIFVSSKVVNIVVSGLSQRKIVFIISSQWERISQEILKDIRRGVTIIKGEGGYTGNEEHIIYSVITITEIDQLKRLIHNIDPSAFVVISDTLEVINYRIGNQPHW
- a CDS encoding citrate transporter; the encoded protein is MSGQTVPVKPEALTRKRDIASIILSFFYLILGFAPVEVGAQETNNSSHEAHLANKVVVYISGKILDTHNEPVPDAEIKVFVGGSEYLPHGDAGHGGHDAGGYKTASDGTFQIILDLPRAPPSVTEIVLQVYKTSFEKLEVPVFVDDNSVFNGKYHTHLDLQLKRTLGPAFWIATTVFIFAYILISFEVLHRTLAAMLGAATMLIITYTFGTLDPEFHIISYERAIHAIDMNVVFLLMGMMIIVGVLKHTGVFQWCAYKSYQLAKGNVIALSLILMAFTAISSAFLDNVTTMLLLTPVTIEIALSLGISPIALLIPEILASNIGGTATLIGDPPNIMIGSYAGLTFMEFVKNLTPTVIVSMIVLFIYTKFAYGKDYGKARIEDVPSFIAQLREEYKITDGMLLSVGGIIMAMTVALFLSHGFWHMEVSIAALFGAALLFTYGLVTKRIDLLELIEKDIEWTTLLFFMFLFILVGAVEETGLLSMIADWVMNFSEGNLTMAICLVLWVSAIMSAFVDNIPFTATMLPIVAYLTKAIPGAESGVLWWALAFGACFGGNGTMIGASANVVTLGIAEASGHPISFFGFMKAAFLYMVLSVALANVWLLLFY
- a CDS encoding CoA activase, with protein sequence MESEKVVDFRSLTRNVGRFDLRNKTFLIPQMHRIGVHLVAATFRGFGINAKVMDTCKGLDLGKEYTSGKECYPCQITTGDILYFLKEEEKRLGKDFNPGNYVYFMPESGGPCRFGMYNKYQRIILDSFPELKDVKIGSLTTSDGYSLAGIIEKERVRDLRKAAYFSIVIADILDRLLWKIRPYEKEPGMTDDFIERSMHIMEDSFEKYGANKDFDKILDKLEEIIDEGKSIIDPGIPPKPLIGIVGEIYVRTHVQANQDIIRVLERYGAEVINASVAEWMNYTAYDRFREAKAGFQFSLKQLRPGPMREYLKKIISFGGDLLYQELRQKKAYKRARSLIDLAEDHKVADLDNILQEKDLFCFDVGTEACLSIAGIVEYAREGYNGVVNVYPFTCMPSTVTSAIVRPLMNKLRIPYLDAPYDSGFQPGREAAIRTFMYQAYQHLKRNGRKRRT
- a CDS encoding Ni/Fe hydrogenase subunit alpha, whose amino-acid sequence is MTVKTLKSLNIDIKHLCRVEGHGDIRIRVEDGKLAECTWAIVETPRFFEVMFKGLSIEMTPILAARICGICSISHALASARAIERALKIRIPEPAHKVRLLAIHAETLQSHSLHLFFLVAPDFLNVSSVIPLMQTHPEVAETAVKIKRFANRAADLLVGRSTHPIAIKIGGLTRIPRKMQLRELAKDLDATIPYLWKALDFFKGFKIPDFVRETELVSLRGVNRYPFIGGNLISSDGICKKEDEYRSMTNEYIGDFSNSKLTRLSRESFAVGALARFNNNYDLLHPKAKEAAEGLNLRPGVHNPYFYNLAQLVECFHVMYESKELLPELIDSDTSEFSIHYKVRQCKATGAVEAPRGTLYHYYRISEGGKIEKADCVIPTNQNNGNIYYDLRKLVNELMVQGMEGKEIERLSRMLVRAYDPCISCSVH
- a CDS encoding oxidoreductase codes for the protein MQTERGFKSEVVNIVKLTATEKLFQIRISEPCERENFTFLPGQFVMLELPGCGEVPISIASSPSNREFIGLCIRKVGKVTGMLHRLEPGAMVGIRGPFGTYFPMQKMVGCNVLLIAGGLGIAPLRSPIYWINEHRSEYKDITILYGVKEPGQILFDYQFEEWRKIYDLNLLTIIQNPDENWRGKVGLITDLFEDISIDPENTFAIVCGPPIMFKFVCTHLADIGIPRQRMFVSLERRMHCGMGKCCRCNVGSTFTCLDGPVFDYWTVMNLKEAI
- a CDS encoding NADH:ubiquinone oxidoreductase, whose translation is MKYLGITLKRPKVGFFDFTGCEGCQLQIANKEEDLKDLFGLVEIVNFREISSERREDYEIGFIDGCITTDSEVARLKKIRKQAGTLVAMGACACLGGVNNLRSRFPLPDVVKEVYDGHPVDTGPVRKVSDVVHVDIELPGCPISKPEFEWLVRHLVLGIEPQFPKYPVCVECKQRLNSCVLDMGMMCLGPVTRAGCNAVCPRNRLGCWGCRGPSEEANFESLMEILREKGFTEEHIVERVKFFNAFSGILNSDC